The Deinococcus radiopugnans ATCC 19172 genome contains a region encoding:
- a CDS encoding aldo/keto reductase, giving the protein WIVYGEVMENLATLKREGKIREIGISNASVEEIEIAQQVLGEGGLVSVQNEFSPRHPGSYDELRYCERHGIAFLPWSPLGGTGGGGRNVGDRFSVFREIGETREVSPQQVVLAWELALSEVLVAIPGARRPASITDSAAAADLALTADEGERCSRAVGLEIG; this is encoded by the coding sequence GCTGGATCGTCTACGGCGAGGTGATGGAGAACCTGGCGACGCTGAAGCGCGAGGGGAAGATCCGGGAGATCGGCATCTCGAACGCCAGCGTCGAGGAGATCGAGATCGCGCAGCAGGTGCTCGGGGAGGGCGGCCTGGTCAGCGTGCAGAACGAGTTCTCGCCGCGGCACCCGGGCAGCTACGACGAGCTGCGGTACTGCGAGCGGCACGGGATCGCGTTCCTGCCGTGGAGCCCGCTGGGCGGCACCGGCGGCGGCGGGCGGAACGTCGGGGACCGGTTCTCGGTGTTCCGCGAGATCGGCGAGACCCGGGAGGTCAGCCCGCAGCAGGTGGTGCTCGCGTGGGAGCTCGCGCTGAGCGAGGTGCTGGTCGCGATCCCCGGCGCGCGGCGGCCGGCGTCGATCACCGACTCCGCCGCGGCGGCCGACCTCGCGCTGACCGCGGACGAGGGCGAGCGCTGCTCGCGCGCGGTCGGGCTCGAGATCGGCTGA